A window from Streptomyces sp. NBC_00299 encodes these proteins:
- a CDS encoding dipeptide/oligopeptide/nickel ABC transporter permease/ATP-binding protein, with protein sequence MTFNRKRLAEALSRPGIRLRGWRRLPLLSKVAVCFLAVVVLTALLAPVLAPHDPLDQQPPIDGTGHPSAEHWMGQDSLGRDILSRLMYGARWSLAIGLGATGLALVVGALIGAIAATSRKAVDETLMRCLDVVMAFPGIALAAVLVAVFGGGITVLICAIAFLFTPPVARVVRANVLDQYGEDYVTAERVIGARTPHIVIKHVAINCAAPVLVFCTVQVAEAIVFEASLSFIGAGVRPPDPSWGSVIADGKNMVLTGGWWATVFPGLLMLVTVLCLNILSEGVSDAWAAPSAREVDVRKHDDRLEAPEPGSGEVLQLPGLTEAAARLRARARPLPQGQLPVLAVEHLAIGFEGRHDGVDIVDGISFEVQPGEVLGLVGESGCGKSLTALAVMGLEPKGARVRGHVRFNQRQLVGEPMRVRRKLLGHEMAMIYQDALSSLNPAMTIRSQLKQVVRRGGHRSPHELLGLVGLDADRTLRSYPHELSGGQRQRVLIAMALSRDPKLIVADEPTTALDVTVQAQIIELLLRLREELGFALILVSHDLALIADVTDRVVVMYGGQIVETGVTADLVEAPAHHYTRGLLGSVLSLESAQERMTQIKGVVPSPADFPAGCRFADRCPLASEVCRTTPPDLVGTPTHTAACHHPAIVLAPTDRSGCILPGDNPRTPSRKAGQLE encoded by the coding sequence ATGACGTTCAACCGCAAGCGTCTCGCCGAGGCGCTGTCCCGGCCCGGCATCCGGCTGCGCGGCTGGCGCCGGCTGCCGTTGCTGTCGAAGGTCGCCGTCTGCTTCCTGGCGGTCGTGGTCCTGACCGCCCTGCTCGCCCCGGTCCTCGCCCCGCACGACCCGCTCGACCAGCAGCCGCCGATCGACGGCACCGGACATCCGTCCGCCGAGCACTGGATGGGCCAGGACAGCCTCGGCCGGGACATCCTCAGCCGGCTGATGTACGGCGCCCGCTGGTCCCTTGCGATCGGGCTCGGCGCGACCGGGCTCGCGCTCGTCGTCGGCGCCCTGATCGGCGCGATCGCGGCGACCTCACGCAAGGCGGTCGACGAGACGCTGATGCGCTGCCTGGACGTGGTGATGGCGTTCCCGGGCATCGCGCTGGCCGCCGTGCTCGTCGCCGTCTTCGGCGGCGGGATCACCGTCCTGATCTGCGCGATCGCGTTCCTGTTCACGCCGCCGGTGGCCCGAGTCGTGCGGGCGAACGTCCTCGACCAGTACGGCGAGGACTATGTGACGGCGGAACGGGTGATCGGCGCCCGCACCCCGCACATCGTCATCAAGCACGTGGCGATCAACTGCGCCGCCCCGGTGCTGGTGTTCTGCACGGTCCAGGTGGCCGAGGCGATCGTCTTCGAGGCGTCGCTGTCCTTCATCGGCGCCGGCGTCCGTCCCCCCGACCCCTCCTGGGGCAGTGTCATCGCGGACGGCAAGAACATGGTTCTCACCGGCGGCTGGTGGGCGACCGTCTTCCCCGGCCTGCTGATGCTGGTGACGGTGCTCTGCCTGAACATCCTCTCCGAGGGCGTCTCGGACGCGTGGGCGGCGCCCTCGGCGCGCGAGGTCGACGTACGGAAACACGACGACCGCCTCGAAGCGCCGGAGCCGGGCAGCGGTGAGGTGCTGCAGCTGCCGGGGCTGACGGAGGCCGCGGCGCGGCTGCGGGCACGGGCGCGGCCGTTGCCCCAGGGGCAGCTGCCGGTGCTCGCGGTGGAGCACCTGGCGATCGGGTTCGAGGGCCGGCACGACGGCGTGGACATCGTCGACGGCATCAGCTTCGAGGTGCAGCCGGGTGAGGTGCTGGGGCTGGTCGGCGAGTCGGGCTGCGGCAAGTCGCTCACCGCTCTCGCGGTGATGGGCCTGGAGCCGAAGGGCGCCCGGGTGCGCGGCCATGTCCGGTTCAACCAGCGGCAGTTGGTGGGCGAGCCGATGCGGGTGCGCCGCAAGCTGCTGGGCCACGAGATGGCGATGATCTACCAGGACGCCCTGTCGTCCCTGAACCCGGCGATGACGATCCGCTCCCAGCTCAAGCAGGTCGTACGCCGCGGAGGCCACCGCAGCCCCCACGAACTCCTGGGGCTGGTCGGCCTCGACGCCGACCGCACCCTGCGCAGCTACCCGCACGAACTCTCCGGCGGTCAGCGCCAGCGCGTCCTGATCGCCATGGCCCTGTCCCGCGACCCCAAACTGATCGTCGCCGACGAGCCGACGACCGCGCTGGACGTCACCGTGCAGGCGCAGATCATAGAGCTGCTGCTGAGGCTGCGGGAGGAACTGGGCTTCGCCCTGATCCTCGTCTCGCACGACCTCGCACTGATCGCGGACGTCACCGACCGGGTGGTCGTGATGTACGGCGGCCAGATCGTCGAGACCGGCGTGACCGCCGACCTGGTGGAGGCGCCGGCGCACCACTACACGCGGGGCCTGCTCGGCAGCGTGCTGTCGCTGGAGTCGGCGCAGGAGCGGATGACGCAGATCAAGGGCGTCGTCCCCTCCCCCGCCGACTTCCCGGCGGGCTGCCGGTTCGCGGACCGCTGTCCGCTGGCGAGCGAGGTGTGCCGGACGACACCGCCCGACCTGGTGGGAACACCGACTCATACGGCGGCCTGCCATCACCCGGCGATCGTGCTGGCGCCGACAGACCGCTCGGGCTGCATTCTCCCGGGGGATAACCCCCGGACCCCCAGCAGAAAGGCAGGTCAGCTGGAATGA
- a CDS encoding ABC transporter permease gives MITVVRILARRVVLLVPLMLGIVLFVFLVMRFSDVDPASAFFQGANPTDRQLHDFREENGLLDPLPVRYVAFIGDLLHGDMGISALTRAPVVDQVMTALPLTLQLTFLGLGIAVVLSLAGGVTAAIYRDRLPDQIIRVVSLTGVAAPGFWLALLMIQYLAVDLGWFPTGGYINPADSFTGWLKTMTLPALALSLPVAAQLTRIVRTSVVEELDKDYVRTAIGSGLPPRVVVGRNVLRNALINPLTVLGLRVGYLLGGAVVIETIFSLPGMGKLMIDAVKNGDPAVVQGVVLTTATGFVVVNLVIDILYLLVNPRLREAT, from the coding sequence GTGATCACCGTCGTAAGGATCCTGGCCCGCCGCGTCGTGCTGCTCGTGCCGCTGATGCTGGGCATCGTGCTGTTCGTGTTCCTGGTCATGCGGTTCTCGGACGTCGACCCGGCGTCCGCGTTCTTCCAGGGCGCGAACCCCACCGACCGGCAACTGCACGACTTCCGCGAGGAGAACGGCCTGCTGGACCCCCTCCCCGTCCGCTACGTCGCCTTCATCGGCGACCTGCTCCACGGCGACATGGGCATCAGCGCCCTGACCCGGGCGCCGGTCGTCGACCAGGTCATGACCGCGCTGCCGCTGACCCTCCAGCTCACCTTCCTGGGCCTCGGCATCGCGGTCGTCCTGTCCCTGGCCGGCGGCGTGACGGCCGCCATCTACCGCGACCGGCTCCCCGACCAGATCATCCGGGTCGTCTCCCTCACCGGCGTCGCCGCCCCCGGCTTCTGGCTGGCGCTGCTGATGATCCAGTACCTGGCCGTCGACCTCGGCTGGTTCCCGACCGGCGGCTACATCAACCCGGCGGACTCCTTCACGGGATGGCTCAAGACCATGACCCTCCCCGCTCTCGCCCTCTCACTGCCGGTGGCGGCGCAGCTGACGCGGATCGTGCGGACGTCGGTGGTGGAGGAACTCGACAAGGACTACGTCCGCACGGCGATCGGCAGCGGGCTGCCGCCGCGGGTGGTCGTCGGGCGCAACGTCCTGCGCAACGCGCTCATCAACCCGCTGACGGTCCTCGGTCTGCGCGTCGGCTACCTGCTGGGCGGCGCGGTCGTCATCGAGACGATCTTCTCCCTGCCCGGCATGGGGAAGCTGATGATCGACGCGGTGAAGAACGGTGACCCGGCGGTCGTCCAGGGAGTCGTCCTGACCACGGCGACCGGCTTCGTGGTCGTCAACCTCGTCATCGACATCCTGTACCTGCTGGTCAACCCGCGCCTGCGGGAGGCGACATGA
- a CDS encoding ABC transporter substrate-binding protein, producing MRDVTHDVPALHRRSFLKYTGALGAAAAVSASLSACSSGPQSTNETGGGGGRNRTLTAVIGYGNDGSWDPTQTASAFCMAANNHIYEGLLDTDPISREPYAALATQVPADPNATTWKFTVRAGAKFHDGKPVTADDVVFVFDRILDPKTQTLAKGFFASWLKEVRKIDAQNVELVLKFPFPDGISRLTLAKIMPKHVFSQPGGWEDAIAGKAIGSGPYRQTAHHPKSNTTFEAFADYNGPRKAAFKKMNWLTIVDAAPRVARISGASAGAQIADNIPYANIGQLEGGGLTVAGGAGMNNLFLMFNTKHKPFDDVRVRQALHYAIDTEKMIEVALKGHGKPASSFLNEANPSYRRAKSVYDYDPDKAKALLKEAGVSGLKIEILAVNVSWIVDCLPTVKASWDAIGVKTTLSPQETTAVFTKMDQKQDYQVVAAASNPNQFGLDADLIMHYNYGPENLWMQYTRWADNSIAKALFKDMDRATREPDAEKKKTIVQDYIDVVAEQAVLYPVVHNELMTAWNPQQLTGIRAQPYPGINLLQAKWA from the coding sequence GTGCGCGACGTGACCCACGACGTGCCGGCGCTGCACCGCCGGTCGTTCCTGAAGTACACCGGCGCGCTGGGCGCGGCCGCCGCCGTCTCCGCGTCGCTGTCGGCCTGTTCGTCGGGGCCCCAGTCCACGAACGAGACCGGCGGGGGCGGTGGCCGGAACCGCACGCTGACGGCGGTCATCGGCTACGGCAACGACGGCAGCTGGGACCCGACCCAGACCGCGTCCGCCTTCTGCATGGCCGCCAACAACCACATCTACGAGGGGCTGCTGGACACCGACCCGATCTCGCGGGAGCCGTACGCCGCGCTCGCGACCCAGGTGCCGGCCGACCCCAACGCCACGACCTGGAAGTTCACCGTGCGGGCGGGCGCGAAGTTCCACGACGGCAAGCCGGTCACGGCTGACGACGTCGTCTTCGTCTTCGACCGGATCCTCGACCCGAAGACCCAGACCCTCGCCAAGGGCTTCTTCGCGAGCTGGCTGAAGGAAGTCCGCAAGATCGACGCGCAGAACGTCGAGCTCGTCCTCAAGTTCCCCTTCCCGGACGGGATTTCGCGGCTCACCCTGGCCAAGATCATGCCGAAGCACGTCTTCTCCCAGCCGGGCGGCTGGGAGGACGCCATCGCGGGCAAGGCGATCGGCTCGGGGCCGTACCGGCAGACCGCGCACCACCCGAAGTCCAACACCACCTTCGAGGCGTTCGCCGACTACAACGGCCCGCGCAAGGCGGCCTTCAAGAAGATGAACTGGCTGACGATCGTGGACGCGGCGCCGCGCGTGGCCAGGATCTCGGGTGCCAGTGCGGGTGCGCAGATCGCCGACAACATCCCGTACGCCAACATCGGGCAGTTGGAGGGCGGCGGGCTGACAGTGGCGGGCGGCGCCGGGATGAACAACCTCTTCCTGATGTTCAACACCAAGCACAAGCCCTTCGACGACGTACGCGTCCGCCAGGCGCTGCACTACGCCATCGACACCGAGAAGATGATCGAGGTCGCCCTCAAGGGGCACGGGAAACCGGCGTCGTCCTTCCTCAACGAGGCCAACCCCAGCTACCGGCGCGCGAAGAGCGTCTACGACTACGACCCCGACAAGGCGAAGGCGCTGCTGAAGGAGGCCGGGGTCAGCGGGCTGAAGATCGAGATCCTGGCCGTCAACGTGAGCTGGATCGTCGACTGTCTGCCGACCGTCAAGGCGTCCTGGGACGCGATCGGCGTCAAGACCACCCTCTCCCCGCAGGAGACGACGGCCGTCTTCACCAAGATGGACCAGAAGCAGGACTACCAGGTGGTCGCCGCGGCCTCGAACCCCAACCAGTTCGGCCTCGACGCCGACCTGATCATGCACTACAACTACGGCCCCGAGAACCTCTGGATGCAGTACACGCGGTGGGCCGACAACTCGATCGCCAAGGCGCTCTTCAAGGACATGGACCGGGCGACCCGGGAGCCGGACGCCGAGAAGAAGAAGACGATCGTGCAGGACTACATCGACGTCGTCGCCGAGCAGGCCGTGCTCTACCCGGTCGTCCACAACGAGCTGATGACGGCATGGAACCCCCAGCAGCTCACCGGGATAAGGGCACAGCCGTACCCCGGCATCAACCTCCTCCAGGCCAAGTGGGCCTAG
- a CDS encoding FadR/GntR family transcriptional regulator, with protein MRRMPGQPRNSRTSEESRNSRIQRQVMQLIIDRRLQAGALLPTEAELMEDLCVSRNSVREALKALQALDIVEIRHGYGTYVGQASLTPLIDGLTFRTLARHDHDDSAALAEILQVREVLEEGLIRRVAATVTDAELDRLDAVVGRMEAAGRAGRAFPDLDREFHELLYASLGNDLVPQLLAAFWTVFRRVSGARGRPDDPSPDLTAGRHRDIVTALRARDVEGAQRAMAVHFRGIAARAGQESREAG; from the coding sequence ATGCGCCGCATGCCCGGGCAGCCCAGGAACAGCCGTACGTCCGAGGAGTCCAGGAACAGCCGGATCCAGCGGCAGGTCATGCAGCTGATCATCGACCGCAGGCTCCAGGCGGGCGCGCTGCTGCCCACGGAGGCGGAGCTGATGGAGGACCTCTGCGTCAGCCGCAACTCCGTCCGTGAGGCGCTCAAGGCGCTCCAGGCCCTCGACATCGTGGAGATCCGGCACGGCTACGGGACGTATGTCGGCCAGGCCTCGCTCACTCCGCTGATCGACGGGCTGACGTTCCGGACGCTCGCCCGGCACGACCACGACGACTCGGCGGCGCTGGCCGAGATCCTTCAGGTGCGGGAGGTGCTGGAGGAGGGGCTGATCCGGCGGGTCGCGGCGACGGTGACGGACGCCGAGTTGGATCGGCTGGATGCGGTCGTTGGGCGGATGGAGGCGGCCGGGCGGGCGGGGCGGGCCTTTCCCGACCTCGACCGCGAATTCCATGAGCTGCTGTACGCGTCTCTCGGCAATGACCTCGTGCCGCAGTTGCTTGCCGCGTTCTGGACGGTCTTCCGGCGGGTGTCCGGCGCCCGGGGCAGGCCCGACGATCCCTCACCCGACCTCACGGCCGGCCGGCACCGGGACATCGTGACGGCGCTGCGGGCCCGTGATGTGGAGGGGGCGCAGCGGGCGATGGCGGTGCATTTCCGGGGGATCGCGGCGCGGGCGGGACAGGAGTCGCGGGAGGCCGGCTGA
- a CDS encoding VOC family protein yields MDISIHASFLPHDDPEASLAFYRDALGFEVRTDVGQDKMRWITVGPAGQPGTSILLAPPTADPGITEDERRVIAEMMAKGTYAWILLATANVDDTFEKVQASGAEVVQEPTDQPYGIRDCAFRDPAGNLIRIQERG; encoded by the coding sequence ATGGACATCAGCATTCACGCCAGTTTTCTCCCGCACGACGACCCCGAGGCCTCCCTCGCCTTCTACCGGGACGCGCTCGGCTTCGAGGTCCGTACCGACGTCGGTCAGGACAAGATGCGCTGGATCACGGTCGGTCCCGCGGGCCAGCCCGGTACGTCCATCCTCCTCGCACCCCCCACCGCCGACCCCGGGATCACCGAGGACGAGCGCCGCGTGATCGCCGAGATGATGGCCAAGGGCACCTACGCCTGGATCCTGCTGGCCACCGCGAACGTCGACGACACGTTCGAGAAGGTGCAGGCCAGCGGCGCAGAGGTCGTCCAGGAGCCGACCGACCAGCCGTACGGCATCCGCGACTGCGCGTTCCGCGACCCGGCGGGCAACCTGATCCGTATCCAGGAGCGGGGCTGA
- a CDS encoding excinuclease ABC subunit UvrA, translating into MTEPHVADSHDLIRVHGARENNLKDVSIEIPKRRLTVFTGVSGSGKSSLVFDTIAAESQRLINETYSAFLQGFMPNNARPEVDVLDGLTTAITVDQQRMGSDPRSTVGTATDANAMLRILFSRLGKPHIGPPAAYSFNVASVSASGGFTIDRGADKTKTEKVSFSRTGGMCTHCEGRGKVSDIDLTQLFDDSKSLSEDPFTIPTYTGDGWVVRVIAESGFFDKEKPIRKYTKKERHDFLYREPTKVKINGVNLTYEGLIPKLQKTFLSKDRESMQPHIRAFVDRAVTFARCPDCDGTRLSELARSSKIGKINIADACAMEIRDLAEWARGLKEPSVAPLLAKLRHTLDSFVEIGLGYLSLDRASGTLSGGEAQRTKMIRHLGSSLTDVTYVFDEPTIGLHPHDIQRMNNLLLRLRDKGNTVLVVEHKPETIAIADHVVDLGPGAGTAGGTVCFEGTLEGLRKSDTVTGRHLDDRATLKDTVRKATGTLAIRGAGANNLQDVDVDIPLGVLTVVTGVAGSGKSSLVHGSIPSDEGVVSVDQTPIRGSRRSNPATYTGLADPIRKAFAKANGVKPALFSANSEGACPTCNGAGVIYTDLAIMQSVATTCEDCEGKRFDASVLEYHLGGRDISEVLAMSVTEAEEFFRAGEARIPAAHKIVERMADVGLGYLTLGQPLTTLSGGERQRLKLATHMGDKGGVYVLDEPTTGLHLADVQQLLGLLDRLVDSGKSVIVIEHHQAVMAHADWIIDLGPGAGHDGGRIVFEGTPADLVADGSTLTGEHLAAYVGG; encoded by the coding sequence ATGACCGAGCCGCACGTTGCCGACAGCCACGACCTGATCCGCGTGCACGGAGCGCGCGAGAACAACCTCAAGGACGTCAGCATCGAGATCCCGAAGCGCCGCCTGACGGTGTTCACCGGCGTCTCCGGCTCCGGCAAGAGCTCGCTGGTGTTCGACACGATCGCCGCCGAGTCGCAGCGGCTGATCAACGAGACCTACAGCGCGTTCCTCCAGGGCTTCATGCCCAACAACGCGAGGCCCGAGGTCGACGTCCTCGACGGGCTGACCACAGCGATCACCGTCGACCAGCAGCGCATGGGCTCCGACCCCCGATCCACCGTCGGCACCGCCACCGACGCCAACGCGATGCTGCGCATCCTCTTCAGCCGGCTCGGCAAACCGCACATCGGCCCGCCCGCCGCGTACTCCTTCAACGTCGCCTCGGTCTCCGCAAGCGGCGGGTTCACCATCGACCGGGGTGCCGACAAGACGAAGACCGAGAAGGTCAGCTTCAGCCGCACCGGCGGCATGTGCACGCACTGCGAGGGCCGGGGCAAGGTCTCCGACATCGACCTCACGCAGCTGTTCGACGACTCGAAGTCGCTCTCCGAGGACCCCTTCACCATCCCCACCTACACCGGGGACGGCTGGGTCGTCCGGGTCATCGCCGAGTCGGGATTCTTCGACAAGGAGAAGCCGATCCGGAAGTACACCAAGAAGGAGCGGCACGACTTCCTCTACCGCGAGCCGACCAAGGTCAAGATCAACGGGGTCAACCTCACCTACGAAGGGCTGATCCCGAAGCTCCAGAAGACCTTCCTGTCCAAGGACCGCGAGTCGATGCAGCCGCACATCCGGGCCTTCGTGGACCGGGCGGTCACCTTCGCCCGCTGCCCCGACTGCGACGGCACCCGGCTCAGCGAGCTGGCCCGCTCCTCGAAGATCGGCAAGATCAACATCGCCGACGCCTGCGCCATGGAGATCCGTGACCTGGCCGAATGGGCCCGCGGGCTCAAGGAGCCGTCGGTTGCGCCGCTGCTCGCCAAGCTCCGCCACACCCTGGACTCCTTCGTGGAGATCGGCCTCGGCTACCTCTCGCTCGACCGCGCCTCCGGCACCCTCTCCGGCGGCGAGGCGCAGCGCACCAAGATGATCCGCCACCTCGGCTCCTCGCTCACCGACGTCACGTACGTCTTCGACGAGCCCACCATCGGCCTGCACCCGCACGACATCCAGCGCATGAACAACCTGCTCCTGCGGCTGCGGGACAAGGGCAACACCGTGCTCGTCGTCGAGCACAAGCCGGAGACGATCGCCATCGCCGACCACGTCGTCGACCTCGGCCCCGGCGCCGGCACGGCAGGCGGCACCGTGTGCTTCGAGGGCACGCTGGAGGGGCTGCGCAAGAGCGACACCGTCACCGGGCGGCACCTCGACGACCGGGCCACCCTGAAGGACACGGTCCGCAAGGCCACCGGCACGCTCGCGATCCGCGGCGCCGGCGCGAACAACCTCCAGGACGTCGACGTCGACATCCCGCTCGGCGTGCTGACCGTCGTCACCGGCGTCGCCGGCTCCGGCAAGAGCTCGCTCGTGCACGGCTCGATCCCCTCCGACGAGGGCGTGGTGTCGGTCGACCAGACCCCGATCCGCGGCTCCAGGCGCAGCAACCCGGCGACGTACACCGGCCTGGCGGACCCGATCCGCAAGGCCTTCGCCAAGGCCAACGGTGTGAAGCCGGCCCTGTTCAGCGCCAACTCCGAGGGCGCCTGTCCCACCTGCAACGGCGCCGGTGTCATCTACACCGATCTGGCGATCATGCAGAGCGTCGCCACCACCTGCGAGGACTGCGAGGGCAAGCGGTTCGACGCGTCGGTACTGGAGTACCACCTCGGCGGCCGGGACATCAGCGAGGTGCTCGCGATGTCGGTGACCGAGGCCGAGGAGTTCTTCCGCGCCGGCGAGGCGCGGATCCCCGCCGCGCACAAGATCGTCGAGCGGATGGCGGACGTCGGCCTCGGCTACCTCACCCTCGGCCAGCCGCTGACCACGCTGTCCGGCGGTGAGCGCCAGCGGCTGAAGCTGGCCACGCACATGGGGGACAAGGGCGGCGTCTACGTCCTCGACGAGCCGACCACCGGCCTCCACCTCGCCGACGTCCAGCAGCTGCTCGGCCTGCTCGACCGGCTCGTCGACTCCGGCAAGTCGGTCATCGTCATCGAGCACCACCAGGCCGTCATGGCCCACGCCGACTGGATCATCGACCTCGGCCCCGGCGCCGGTCACGACGGTGGCCGGATCGTCTTCGAGGGCACCCCCGCCGACCTCGTCGCCGACGGCTCGACCCTCACGGGCGAGCACCTCGCGGCCTACGTCGGCGGCTGA
- a CDS encoding helix-turn-helix transcriptional regulator, with the protein MDREYAQPLDVEALARGVHMSAGHLSREFKLAYGESPYGYLMTRRIERAMALLRRGDLSVTEVCFAVGCSSLGTFSTRFTELVGMTPSAYRRQAVDETAGIPSCVAKQVTRPLRNREVPFSRAAAVAGKAPVGSSAQPQAS; encoded by the coding sequence ATGGACCGGGAGTACGCCCAGCCGCTGGACGTCGAGGCGCTCGCGCGCGGCGTGCACATGTCGGCCGGGCACCTCAGCCGCGAGTTCAAGCTCGCCTATGGCGAGTCCCCGTACGGCTACCTGATGACGCGGCGGATCGAGCGCGCGATGGCGTTGCTGCGCCGCGGCGACCTCAGTGTCACCGAGGTGTGCTTCGCGGTCGGCTGTTCGTCGCTGGGCACCTTCAGCACGCGTTTCACGGAGCTGGTCGGCATGACGCCCAGCGCCTACCGGCGGCAGGCGGTGGACGAGACGGCGGGGATTCCGTCGTGCGTGGCGAAACAGGTGACCAGGCCGCTGCGGAACCGGGAAGTGCCGTTCAGCCGGGCGGCGGCGGTCGCCGGTAAGGCACCGGTCGGCAGCTCGGCGCAGCCGCAGGCGTCCTGA
- the bla gene encoding class A beta-lactamase — protein sequence MTRRTLLTAGTAATAGALLASTPAHATGGTEVTGRLRALERQHGARLGVFGHNLATRRTVRYRADELFPMCSVFKTLSSAAVVRDLDRDGEFLRHRIHYTEADLPKEGSDKTRENLATGMTVAELCEVAITYSDNGAANLLLRELGGPTAVTRFARSLGDPVTRLDRWEPELNSAEPWRVTDTTSPRAIGRTYARLVLGDDALNRADRELLTHWLLSNTTSGKRFRAGLPPTWTIADKTGSGSYGTTNNVGLAWTPDGTPLVLAVLSTKPAQDAAWDDALVAETARLLAEALT from the coding sequence ATGACCCGACGCACCCTCCTCACGGCCGGCACCGCCGCCACCGCGGGCGCCCTGCTCGCGAGCACCCCCGCACACGCCACCGGCGGCACCGAGGTGACCGGCCGCCTGCGCGCGCTGGAGCGGCAACACGGCGCCCGCCTGGGCGTGTTCGGGCACAACCTCGCCACCAGGCGCACCGTCCGGTACCGCGCCGACGAGCTCTTCCCGATGTGCTCGGTGTTCAAGACCCTGTCGTCCGCGGCCGTCGTGCGCGACCTCGACCGCGACGGCGAGTTCCTGCGCCACCGCATCCACTACACGGAGGCCGACCTGCCGAAGGAGGGCTCCGACAAGACCAGGGAGAACCTCGCCACAGGCATGACGGTCGCCGAACTGTGCGAGGTCGCCATCACCTACAGCGACAATGGCGCCGCCAACCTTCTCCTACGCGAACTCGGCGGCCCCACCGCCGTCACCCGCTTCGCCCGCTCCCTCGGCGATCCGGTGACGCGCCTCGACCGCTGGGAGCCGGAGCTGAACTCGGCCGAGCCGTGGCGGGTCACGGACACCACGAGCCCCCGCGCGATCGGCCGGACCTACGCCCGCCTGGTCCTCGGCGACGACGCCCTGAACCGCGCCGACCGCGAGCTCCTCACGCACTGGCTGCTGAGCAACACGACCAGCGGCAAACGCTTCCGCGCGGGTCTGCCCCCGACCTGGACGATCGCGGACAAGACGGGGTCGGGTTCCTACGGCACCACCAACAACGTCGGCCTGGCCTGGACCCCCGACGGCACCCCGCTCGTCCTCGCCGTCCTGTCCACGAAGCCCGCCCAGGACGCCGCGTGGGACGACGCCCTGGTGGCGGAGACGGCCAGGCTGCTGGCGGAGGCGCTCACCTGA
- a CDS encoding abortive phage infection protein, translating to MENTKGISRARFLAGAAAVGLAGAVLPAGRAAATGRGHERRGLKHRGVVYTVGAGEAPGTAWSAARMRRDVRVIRDDLHADTIDVTGDGVERLTATAAEAAERGLHVWLQPTLGDVPEREILDSIAECGRFAERLRRQGASVDFSVGCEFWLFVPGIIPGATVLERVDNLQKGNVDMAKMQRRLARFTAKAAAVGRSVFHGRLSYAAAQDEDFEPVDWNLFDVVGIDYYSYFRQPADYVRELRRYLRWGKPLAITEFGTCAYVGAPEAGGMGWDIVDYTKEPNEIKGDPVRSERTQAAYLVDLLEVFESMGLYAAMAFEFVTADAPHRPDNPRYDLDLASYGITKAIKDRPDDPSSNWHWEPKEAFHAVARQYGRRAGSGRRGDHG from the coding sequence ATGGAGAACACCAAGGGGATCAGCAGGGCACGGTTTCTGGCCGGTGCGGCGGCCGTCGGGCTGGCGGGGGCGGTACTGCCCGCCGGGCGGGCAGCGGCGACCGGGCGAGGGCACGAGCGCCGCGGACTGAAGCACCGGGGCGTCGTCTACACCGTCGGCGCCGGCGAGGCACCCGGCACTGCGTGGAGCGCCGCCCGGATGCGCAGGGACGTCCGGGTGATCCGCGACGACCTGCACGCCGACACCATCGACGTGACCGGCGACGGCGTCGAGCGCCTCACCGCCACGGCCGCCGAGGCCGCCGAACGCGGGCTGCACGTCTGGCTCCAGCCGACCCTCGGCGATGTGCCGGAGCGGGAGATCCTGGACAGCATCGCCGAGTGCGGCCGGTTCGCGGAGCGGCTGCGCCGGCAGGGCGCGAGCGTCGACTTCAGCGTGGGCTGCGAGTTCTGGCTGTTCGTGCCGGGGATCATCCCCGGCGCGACGGTCCTGGAGCGCGTCGACAACCTCCAGAAGGGCAACGTCGACATGGCGAAGATGCAGCGCCGCCTGGCCCGCTTCACCGCGAAGGCCGCCGCCGTCGGCCGCTCCGTCTTCCACGGCCGGCTCAGCTACGCCGCCGCCCAGGACGAGGACTTCGAACCAGTCGACTGGAACCTCTTCGACGTCGTCGGCATCGACTACTACTCGTACTTCCGCCAACCGGCCGACTACGTCCGCGAGCTGCGCCGCTACCTGCGCTGGGGCAAGCCCCTGGCCATCACCGAGTTCGGCACGTGCGCGTACGTCGGGGCGCCCGAGGCGGGCGGCATGGGCTGGGACATCGTCGACTACACGAAGGAGCCCAACGAGATCAAGGGCGACCCGGTGCGCAGCGAGCGCACCCAGGCCGCCTACCTGGTCGATCTGCTGGAGGTCTTCGAGTCGATGGGCCTGTACGCGGCGATGGCCTTCGAGTTCGTCACCGCGGACGCCCCGCACCGCCCCGACAACCCGCGCTACGACCTCGACCTGGCGAGCTACGGCATCACCAAGGCCATCAAGGACCGCCCCGACGACCCCTCCTCCAACTGGCACTGGGAACCGAAGGAGGCGTTCCACGCGGTGGCCCGGCAGTACGGCCGACGGGCGGGGAGCGGTCGCCGGGGTGACCATGGCTGA